A single Cyanobacteriota bacterium DNA region contains:
- a CDS encoding SDR family NAD(P)-dependent oxidoreductase gives MNLKGKTALVTGASRGIGRAIAIELARQGVHRLVLVARDADRLRDVAAEVKAWGAEAIVLPLDLTQPINVNVAIAHAWRNHGPFQLLINCAGVAYQAPFLQSRLSHVHTEIATNLMGLYTITRLVARRMAAHRQGHIVNVSSLMGKVAAPTMATYSATKFAILGFTQALRGELAPYNVQVSALLPSLTDTDMVRDLRWFRWVTPMTPEQVAKALVRGLRWRSPEILVGWQTKLAVWCGQVAPMVLEKLVHWAAPSPKLTKSVVSGSAPDQ, from the coding sequence GTGAATCTAAAGGGAAAAACAGCCCTAGTAACCGGGGCTTCTCGCGGCATTGGTCGGGCGATCGCCATTGAACTCGCAAGACAAGGCGTGCACCGCTTGGTATTGGTCGCACGCGATGCTGATCGTCTCCGTGATGTTGCGGCTGAGGTCAAAGCTTGGGGCGCAGAGGCGATTGTGCTACCCCTAGACCTAACCCAGCCGATCAACGTAAATGTTGCTATTGCTCATGCTTGGCGCAACCACGGCCCCTTCCAATTGCTGATTAACTGTGCAGGGGTTGCCTACCAAGCGCCTTTTCTGCAATCTCGCTTATCCCATGTCCACACTGAGATCGCCACTAATCTCATGGGGTTATATACCATTACCCGCCTAGTTGCCCGCCGCATGGCTGCTCACCGCCAAGGGCATATTGTCAATGTTTCTAGTTTAATGGGCAAGGTAGCTGCACCAACCATGGCTACCTATTCAGCCACCAAGTTTGCTATTTTGGGCTTTACCCAAGCACTACGGGGAGAGTTAGCTCCCTATAACGTGCAGGTTAGCGCTCTGTTGCCTTCCTTGACCGATACTGACATGGTGCGAGATTTGCGCTGGTTTCGCTGGGTAACGCCAATGACCCCTGAGCAGGTGGCCAAAGCGCTAGTGAGGGGGTTGCGCTGGCGATCGCCAGAAATTTTGGTAGGTTGGCAAACCAAGTTAGCAGTCTGGTGTGGTCAAGTTGCCCCCATGGTGTTAGAAAAACTCGTTCACTGGGCGGCACCATCGCCTAAACTCACCAAATCTGTTGTGTCAGGGTCGGCTCCAGACCAATAG